GTCCTGCtgcataataggtacctataatagctGTGCATcacagtaattttaaaatacgctATTATGATACGTTTAAACCCGCTCTAAGcttcaatatattacaataccaTACGTACCCATGTATACTCACATCCGGCGCGATCTCAAAGCCGACGTCCTTATCGTTTTTCTCGTTTTCACCGGCGGCGCAACGCTTTTCCGCATAACATTATTGCGACGATATCATCGTATAATATTCGTCGTGTGTCCGTCGGCCGTGGTGTGCCGGTCACCGCCACCATCgacgtcgccgccgccgtgcGAGAGCGCCGCCGCCGGACCGTTTATCGCGCCCGCCCCGGGTAGGACGGAGAAAATAATCGATTTTCCCGCGCGAAGCTGCGGCGCGCAGTGTCGCCGGCCCTGCGGCGCGAGATATATACCGCGAATGTCCCGCCATTTGGGGtgcgatgataataataataataataatacgacatTATTATCGTGTTGTTCCCATGCGTGCTGCGGCTATCGTCGTGACGTcgtgttgttaaaaatatcgttacacaatattgtaatagatCATCACGCAGCCGCAGTCATACGCGATTCCTCGGGAATCCCATCAAAATTCGAATTGTACACACACTCGCcatataacaatatcataatgtCGTGACGAGATTATTACCAAACTCGTGGATTCCGAATGGCGAAAACCACAAACCGATgtgacgatatattattatacacatttaggCGCCTAATACTTGTTGAACGACGTTCATAGGTAGTCAAGTGGTGTCTGTATATTggacaaatattatgataataacagAATGCCGCCAATATACTGAAGTAGGCCAAAGACCTCGCTGCAGCTAAAATAAACAGTGCGACCAAATAAAACTCgacaaacaaacaataatatattttgtaaaaagaaatttgtttttgatgttaacgataataattatgatcggtaaaaactaaaattaaattatactcgagaatgtaaatttaatgtgCGCTAAACAACGAGTTATACTGTCGAGCATGTATATACACTTGGGTGAGACATGCTTCTAGAAATATGCATTGCAAgaccaaacattttaaaagagtatctattttatagaGGTTTATAAGATACAAGACTTATTGGAGGACGTTCATAATTTGTATCCATTTACTATAACGCAATAGCATAGCAACAATTATACGTTCAGaagaatcaatttttattaatattaaagtaaattgaaCTACAATGAATAAACTTaaagataagaatattatattatatcatggtttttaatatattttaattttgaagcaaTGGttaggaatattttaaaatgatttattattaaaatattatagtatcaactaaaaaaaaagccaAAGTTAGGTCTTGGATAAtaccttaatattttaatattttattcgtaaatTTGGTAATATGCCAATCTACTAAAAATTACAGAATACAATGgattagctataatattatgcattaatataaGACTGAGTAAATACATTTGACGTTTTATTAACGTCATTGTaccctttattattattattttaatgtactatTAGTTACAgggcggtatatttaataatcaaaaatctgtgcgtaatatttttattgtaagttttattcatcaataaacgttattatttataaaaacagtctaaaaaaaattgttttctataaatatataaattattcaattattacacattttattttgtatacaagaAAGCGATGAAATGGTAGTCAAAGATGTTCTAACCGTGTATTAACTACTTATGTTGCTACATAGAATAAATCGTATACGTGGCTTTTTATGATTCGAAAATATTCTAGAGATGtgtttcaaaacaataaataatattatgaatgctTACCGTATAAGTATGATTCGTTGAATTTGTTTATGAttgaataataggtacatcCACAATGCTACTGTTGAATGttcatctattttttttttttttttaaagattccATTATTACTATGATATGTATCAGTATTTTCTTTCGTGGTCTCTgaagtatatgataatataggtacattttatttagccACGATAATCAAAATATCCCTATTCAGCTTCAATAATATCAGAGTTTTCATTATTGTACACAAATAACTCTGTTAAACTGCTGTAAACTCGTAATGAATACCACTTAAGAATAAACACAAATGTCTTATTATCGTGTTTAtataacacgtattatatattattcagtacATAGATATATTCGTACACTGAATtggattaaaatgttttcacacGTTAGCAcgacatacaattttttttcgagtctaacttatttattgatatgtatagtaagaatatataatgtaatacttgtacatatatatttattttattaagcagTATTATTACTAGAAATCAAAACCAAATTTACTTATCTCATTAGtgcattcaatatatttatacgacgACTAGAATTAAAGATACTGGAaggaattatacattttacataatcaTAGCTTCCTCGATTGATACATAAgattttcatgaaatatataaattattttagttcctTGAGAATTGAAAGTTAAGAAATTTCAGTTTAAAACAAGTAACATTTAGATATCtcagtattaactattaagtagaTAATTCGAGTGAAAAGTCGAgagtaatactatttttaaaataacctaattataatatttaaaaatgtaatgtttacaATCTAAAAAGTTTTCCTATAATCTATAGTTTGATAGTGTTGGACGACtacttaacaattatatacatccttgttataacttatacgtttagataattaaattatgaaaacattaaaataaaacaaacctatacctttaatatgtaatgatgtaggtcattaaataaaaaagacaaatataaaaagattattcagtaataaaataataacatataatatataaaccaaCCTACTTCataatgttatttgttatatattcgtatagcataacaaatacaatattgtaaaacaaaactgagttattgatattttatattttttttttaacaaactgaaaacataattaaatgattctatgaagaaaaaaacaaattaagctagttttatatcaattattgataaaaatataaataattacgacaataattaatgtacgATAACATTTCACTGAAGATAAATCGACGGCATAATTTGCTAGcgaatattaacatatttaaatttatatttttgtaattatattaattcttaGACTATATCATaagatatgtataaattataactgaaaactttttttagtaatctataaaataatattataacttgaaaaataaataaaaagtaataaaaataattaggtacctacctatattatacaaatactacTCACCTCAACTCGCTttgaaatagtttaaattacctacactacatttatattattgttagtacttttttaattttgaagattaaactaatttttatcaacatttttacggAAACTAATGAGTTAATGCTGTCATAACGATTTACTGTGGAATGGTGTGAATATAAAAGTTCGTGAAAGATCtgactgtaaatagtttaaagttagtataaatattttagaaattttattagtatatactcatatatattataaacaactatatttaaaaaataaatggactATACTTACTTTGCAAGTTGTCTTGTAATAACACAGTTagcgaataataaataataatattctaaatgatAAGTTTCAAATCTctacaattaatatgttttaaataactaaaattgatttaggaaaaattatgattcttcatttgtttaaatatcaaattacatAATAGTTTGTAAAACATACTTACGAGATaccttttattacattttcaacctTTTTTACCGACAAACAAAAATCTCgtcagtataatttttttttctcaattcaatatttcacaaaaaagTTGATCGCTTGACTGTAAAGTAGATATATCAACTATCAATAATGTACTTTGTCATTCAGTAGGATACTGTAATAGATCATTGCATACGATAAATGATTCTGAGTAGAAATTGTCCgttaacatatacatatattatataacatattatatttattgctataatcatcgtaattgttttataaaatacagtagGCGTTGTATGGTATAAATAGGAAATAGCttgaaattaatctaaataatattttttaaatgtcattgctcaatatataaaataaaatacaatgatgTACATACCTAAAGTATTAAGtcccaaaaaatatttctgaagattgtaataaaataactaaaatcgttataggtactttgtttaaatatccaatttcgtcaaaaatggtatataaaatgtctataaatcacccgtaactttatatttattggatttttgggcttatatataaactatttataaggaaactatagtattatacttatttatattaaaatattataaataataatatattactagattctacattaataaaatgatatatgcATACTGCTGTATATAGAGCAGATACCTATACTTTACACATATTACACGAAATAACGTACTGTGCAAAGTGAATGTCAGcacgtacctatttaaatggCAAGCattgtattatacctaattaaataaataacagcatgtaagttatatttattacaaaacgtGGTCGTGTTCATTACAATGCTTGCTAACCTTTAGGTAGGTTTACATCACTCgctggaaaataaaaaaacgtttccTCGTCTACATCTCCATTGATACAGCGTATTTACTTCTATCGGTAGGTACGTACAGTAGCAATCTATCTGTGTGTGTCATGCTAGAGTGTGTGACACAATAAACATCTGGTGtcgaaaagaaaaattaccACTTTGCGCAaatcaattatcaatattatttttaccctTATAATAgaacttaaatacaaaaatacattttataatggtatatttaccaaaatattgtatacacgtcATAGATAGTTGTAGATTagaaaatttaagatttagatttatatatgaattaaCACATTCTCGACCACGGCATAATTTGAAAAGTcgttaaaaataaccaaaacacaaaatatgcaGGTATTGTGCATATTATTGTCTTTATGGGCtaactttaaacaaaaactgtACGTTATTTAGCTAACCCTCGGTTTAATCTTTAGAATTAAGTCAATGCGCTTTATAAACagggtaatattattatacaattacgtagggtttaaatttataatctactAACTTCGGAAAAAATTCTCGATCGGGTCGAACTGTCGCGCGGATCGAAAATGATAAAACGGAAAAATTCAGCaatgaataacaaaatataaatctcgCGGATCGGACGTCCACGACGCGATTATTGTTGCAAGAACACCGTGAGCTTGACGACGATCGACTCACCGGTCGCGTATCGCCTGTACGTCAGGACGTCGTGTCGGAACTCCATGGAGGCGCAGACGGCTTCGGCGGCGGTGGGCTGTTTCTGGCGGCGGTGCTGCGCCGGGTCCTGGTGTGGCGGCGTCGGCGGTTCGGCGGCGGTGCACCGGACGTCGTCCCAGATCCGGGACACGATGTCCTCCGGGCCGACGTCTGTCTGGTCGAGCACGCTGAGCCTGAGCCGGTGCACGAACGGCCACCTGAGCTGCGCGTCGTACTCACCAGCGACCGACACGGCGGCCACGCGGACAGTGCGGGCTGTTACGTCCGAATGGACGGACAGCGAGATACGGTAGCTGCGGGGTGACACGTAAAACGGTGGGCTGCGGGCCAGGCCGTCCGCGCCGAACGACAGCCGCCAGAACGCGTCCACGCGCCAGTAGTATACGAACGCGGTGGTCAGGCCCCGTGGACGGCCACTACCGGCTACGGAGCCGTCCTCGATGGTAGACACTGTACCGTTGTACGTACCGATCTCCCGAAGTCTCTCGGTGTCCACCGCGGCACTGGTTTTGCTAGAAATATCATGtcgtatgaaatattaatattatcgacGTAACGCGGatcgatattatatacgcgtatatgcATTCAGGAGTGGATCCAGGGTGTATGATTTGGTGATAGGAGAACGATCAAGTATCAATATGGATTATCAGAGTGTATAGATATTAGAATTGATTGACATCAGAATTACGataatgtttttcatattGAATTAACTGCAAcgtgtaatttttatcgaatACTCTGCTATAGTAACTTGACTTAAATTACTGAAATgttgatatgaaaatatatagtgaCATAGCGTTATAGCTGTACTCCTGTGTCCTGTCTGTTATTATGCGTATgcgtattgaatatatttttaaatttataaatttattgcacATACCTAAAACtgctaaaacataaaaaaaattccaattttattggtattttccgtaatttttttttctatttattttcatctctaaatatattataggatagaagtataatatgatgttaaaCCGTTAAAGTAACAgcgcatatataataaaaaagtgcTATATAAATGTGCAAACTACGATAACAAACACTGATATTGTATTGTGGGTTATGATTAATATGAGAAATACAAGTTtgattgtatatttacatcgatttttaaaaaaaaaaattcaatattattggtttGCATTTAGATAAGCAGTACGTGTGTGTCCAAcacctactacctatatatattggcttaaatagataattacatttacctagaaattatattattttttcggtgtttaatacttttaatgtaggtacctTATGACTAGTCCACTCAACAAAATGCGTTCCATATGAAATAATcgttgttttatgttttccgCATCTGCTGTTAATAACGATTCGATGCGGTGCAGTCTCGCGTTCGTCTCgtctgaaattaaaattgcaataataatacatcgatGTTAATAAACTTTACTTGATAGTtacttatgttattataatctaaaacgttttttagtatattaaataaatctatgcAAAGGAtgacaacaaataaaaatgaatattaagtatattaggtataatccAACTATTAAGCtacatattgtatagattgttaaaaaatgtaatattgttttttatatcattaaaaacaaatgattattaatatattaataaaataaacatttttcatataaaccaCAGCCtttgtattaaagtataatattatataaggtaGTGCAAGAaacttactttaaaaaaaaaaatttaccatatattatgtttattgttgaatATCGAAAGAGAATGTTTAAAGACACTTTCGACTAGGTGAGAAaatcttgttttattttttctataaaatacagaTTGGCCTCGacacatgaataataatatctatacgtTTAATTCATTATCTTTAACGTCAAACATAGCTCGACAGTTAGATTACTAcagtaattactattttaattatacgtgCTTGGCtgatacaacttataatataatgatacctattaagtttttttccaCTGCGTTTTAACCCTGCATCGGTGTATTTATCGGATAAGATAAGATAATATTGATCTTAAGTCTTGACTTTCCCACGGAAAGtaactacattttaaatataattgaaaataatacatgatattataataatgatgaataataattatcatataaattataataataaataatatcgtcgTTTGGACGATGCGATATCGACTACCTATGTTTATaatggataaaaattatagaggTTTATGTttgatgtattatacttatgttgCAAATGCCGTGACAAAACCGCGAAAACTTTCCCTCGGCGGTTGCCACAATACGGTCGGTGATAACTTTGCACGATGTGTACTGTACGTCAATGGCACCGTCCGACGTGAAGTTTTCTGGAAGTCCGTTCAAAAATGAGACATTCTGTTGAGCTACGACCGTGGTCTTCAATAATAAGCCGATGGTAAATCCTACGACGGTGGCAGTGATCATCGCCACAATCTTCTTCGTGCTATATAAacgtactatttattatattataaatattataaactataatatagattataggtaacctacttgtatattaacatatagttGTTGCGACGTGACGTTACGGCCGTGTACTGCGTCAGTTTTGGTAATAACCGTTGACGGCATATAATAGCAGTACTCGTGAATTGTGTCGGTTCAGGACTTAACAAGAAACTGAAAATCTCACCCAAAGAAATCTATTTCTACTCTGTTACGAATTCAGTGCACAAGTGCATATTATACCACATGTATAAGCGATCTATACCGCGGCCCTATGGCCGTtcctaatttattactatgttCTATGTTCAGATAATAATgacgctatatatatatatatacacgtatggCATAATACTCATATATAGACCTGGGCagacgattttattttatacacaccaCGTCCATCAAtgtggtaaaaataattcacaatacGCGTTATACACTTGTAAGCTGCTGCTCTGTAATAACATACATCTCGGAGacggtaggtacctataacataACAATCATAACAGTGTGCTGCAGGAAACGTAGCACGCCgaataaagagaaaaaaaacttttacgaTATTGTAATTCTTCCGCACATACATacttacatacatacatacatacatatatatatatatatatatatatagaactacgatattataaaatatttacgaacAGTATTTTCGTGTGTACTATATATAGACCTCACATAATCGCATCGAAATAATATCGTGTGTGTCCCGTGTATCTCGTAActcgtaaaaattaaaatctttttttaagaATGCTTGTTTCACGTGATATCCTGCGTCCGGACCCAACAGACGTCAGTCATTATAGTGCTGTGTTCTCATAAtcctgtatatataaatttacatatgtaTGACTACGACGCTATAATGTGTTTCCAGAGAACTTAATCAGTGCGTTGAAAAACCACAAAGGAAGACTATAACTTTATTTCAACagatctattatattttattctaatttttttatttatttataattaaataaagttactCAATACCTgtcaatattgtttaataaataattataatagtataaaactcTGAAAGATATAGTCCTATAAACACgtccaataattataattgggtAAGATCACAAtcgtaaaatcatataatatatacatatcggttatattttgttataatgtgTCGTAATTAGATGATGTTTTAGTACATCTATAAAATAGATAGTACCGTAGAGTCGTAAAATGTGAGTAGTTAAGTATAAGTTATAGTTAAGTACAAAACTGTGTAGGTCGTGTTGAAAGATTAGTTATGAAAACTATTgcaattttcaacaaaaaaacatcatggacagaatatataataacccagcgtaatataatcgtataacttgttattttataaagaaacaaCTACCAActtataatatggttaaatacatttatatacatatatatatatatatatatatatatatttaactaaattctACTGTTGAATCAGATTtgtgtcaaaaatattatattgatttaattttgtgcAATACAgttttacactttttttatttataattatttaaaaatatttgagaacccattaatataaattaaaaatactgtttaatAGTATGGTCAAAAACTCAAGACTAATACTCTTATTCAATGATTGACACTCCCttcgtaaaataaacaaaaatctaaaaacatttaaccagtaacaatattgtttttccaTTCCCGTGCACATGTCGCATTAGATGAAGTCCTCTTCAAATTGTCACTCTATAGAAATGTACATGCTCCTTCTCCACACTTTGTTCCtgtaattttaatctataaagaCAATGCTGAATTGCCATTACGATATACTTTACTCAATATGTTATGTTCTTATGACACACATCATGAATCTTAGTTATTATGCAGTGCAGGTACCCCAACTACAACAGCTTTAAAAAGTACCTACCcaacttaaaaattgaacttaacttaatattttagactGATTAAAAGTgtagaaatttaaaagattttatagCTTCACCTAGTgtactaaaatacaatataaataatatattatttaatttatactgatAACGTTATTATGACGCAAACCGTGAATGATCAAACCAATTTCctattaaacacaataaaacgcgcccacgaataaaaataatattattaatgatgttatgatattataatggtacatATAtgcaaagtatattatataattcaataattttatcttaaaatatgattagatatattatttagaaaaaataacattaataaatataatttaggggCTTtggttgtttaaaaataaggttTATCAATCTtcgaaaaatttcaaatgattaaatttaataataataaaaaaaaaataataacgttcataatttataatataatggctatgtatcatgtatattgatatattaatataaatatattgtatatatattattattattattatccggaCACCGTGTTTTTATCtgcttaattaatttgtatttatcaaacaaatgccaaaaacaaaacaacataatatgatttaataatcatattataaataatattatacatagtatttaGGTTCGCCTTATCGGTGAACTCATTAAACGATCGACCTACGAATTTATAAATCTTTGGAAATACTGCGGtctgcaattataatatatacttgaaataaaatgttgctAGTTAAACTCTTAATCGAACATTCGTGTtggatattataacataatattataatatattcatattaggtATGAGTAACgattaatgtataatgattaCAATATTGATGATTACGTAAAGTCAATTCGATATTGGCGCAATTAAGAGcctttgaatattaataaaataataatattattgttacgcgTGCAACGACCCaatctcaataataatacaatataatactgaaTGCGGGTTACGATGAGCAATTAGCCAACATCCGTTTTTTTGCGATAAATCAATCGATCGAATTCGCATGCATTGcatgaattatgaatataataattataatatgtgtacatagataatacataaaatatggaaaataaaatacctagccaaatcgatttaaatattttaaatatttaattactgttgtttgtttatttatttattgaattttatcggCTAAGcggaaaatgtaaataataatattattgtacaacacAACGATTGATGATGACCTTTCGCACGTGTGTACagtgtcatatatatatattatatctacattGCGTGTTGTATTAGTCgtcgtatttttaatttcctgcAGCAGGAGTGTAGTAAAAGcataattttagtttcaaaGAAACTAGCTGACTGTAGGAGTGGTGCATGAGTGACGTGCAGGACGTGGGGTCGCGGTGAGCAGGCGGAGGTGACTCGATTTAGCTGACTGCAGCTGTAGTGCTAGTGCACAAACCGAACATATATATCACTATTATTCTCGTACACATAAAACATCATTTTCTTAAACATATACTATAACGGAAAACGGTCTGTTTTCAATGAGAATTTGATAACTATTCGTTATTGacgaatgataataatatatatattatgagtaaagcgtatatagttataattttattattgtacatttgcaACACATCACAACGTTCCACACAACGATATAGACCACTATATCggattctataataatataatattttagtgattcGCACACACccatataaaaatctaaaatgtcatacgtattcaaatatataaatctcaAAACGCATAAGTATTGAAAATGTGAAAAGCAAAAATTTCATTGAAACTAGTATCTgcaataaatctatttttataatccattaattcataatcctttttttttctgtttccttaaattatataatattaatatataataataatataatattaatatataacattttctaaGGTATTAAGtttctatttacattttactgtaGCTAAGTTTATGTTTtcacgatatattttattgtatttagtactataataaattataattgttaataatttatgtcacACCAGTActtcgatatattttttcgtataaatttgcataactattgtattatgcatgaaaatatttttttctcgtagatactaaatattgaattaaattagagaatattatataattatttattattaacagaaTTCAAATTTAGGTAAAATCCTTAagctatattttaagtttcaacctaaattattttttttttaagtattcctATACTATCAAAGTAATTATAAGccattaaatagttaaagaaattaaaatatcgtatagtttttttgaaaatcgaaataattaaaaatgttgaatgttTAACAAACTACGGCGCATGaagacataaattaattaactttctgtgaatttcaaaataccatatagtcttaaaatataatagttattacaacTTACACTAAATTACGCTAAATTCATTATAGTTTATGAGCGGTATaaacgtgaaaaaaaattattattacatacatttaatatttgtacgaaaaagtataaaattattatgcgaGGACGAGTGTAGCTGATTATGCAGTaacatttatacgtatataacacGACATAAGTTGTTGGATATACTAAATCGAAGACGAATGCAATGAATTTTAAGCAAACAATATGTTCATAACCCATATTTCCATTTGTGTCAATTTTACTTGgggttaatatattttgaaattaattttctgtttGAACAAATACATCGACATTAAGAGGTGCCTTAatcatgtatttgtattttaatttgttttcgcTTCCGATGCAAGGTGTAATGCACGCATCCAATTTCCAACCATAGGgacataaagtaaaaaatagtaaacagAGATTAaagcatacataataattcatatgttTGAGCGTTTCAAAATCTAAGCACGTGTGCACCGCTACAGGTTGATGTATCAGGTTTATAACCGAACACTGTACGTGTACcggtatttactttttgtataaacaaccagattacacatataaataggtattatatacttatattaatatttataaaccacTGTGTGGGATTCGACTGGAGTTTTGAGGGGGGGAAACAAGtttggtttttgaaaatatcatactcgacagtattatatagtgtgtaagtataatattatctctgaaaagaaattattttctataccggaacgtatattataacataatatatatatatatatgacagtTTGAGTGTGCGACTTCAAATGGGAGCTAATCGAAACAGATTTTACATCAGTGatcagaaattattattatagtaatattataatgttatatatcttGTGGATTAGTCGGTCTAACGTTTCGGAACGTCAACCGGTTTAGCTGATGCGAATGATTTTACATTAACAGTGTTACAGTGTGGTGTTtggcatacatatattaaacaaatgtttaGACTTATAGTGGTAGTAGGTTAATTTTTCAGCGTCACGTTTCATGCGTGGCCACGAGTACTGGGGTGTCTACAGAAGTATCGCATACTGCATGACACTTTTAGCACTGCAATATTAGAtgcgtaattattaaatgtgttaGTTATTcgtatacaaaattacaaacgaCCGACACCGTAATAAAGTATCGAAAGACCACACGAGTGTTGCAGCTGCAGGTGcacgttttaatatatatatataggtccTCGGCGGCGCAACGAGTAccgcaacataataaaatataataggcataactataataatta
This genomic stretch from Rhopalosiphum maidis isolate BTI-1 chromosome 3, ASM367621v3, whole genome shotgun sequence harbors:
- the LOC113558690 gene encoding TNF receptor-associated factor 6-like isoform X1, whose product is MLIYNTKKIVAMITATVVGFTIGLLLKTTVVAQQNVSFLNGLPENFTSDGAIDVQYTSCKVITDRIVATAEGKFSRFCHGICNINETNARLHRIESLLTADAENIKQRLFHMERILLSGLVISKTSAAVDTERLREIGTYNGTVSTIEDGSVAGSGRPRGLTTAFVYYWRVDAFWRLSFGADGLARSPPFYVSPRSYRISLSVHSDVTARTVRVAAVSVAGEYDAQLRWPFVHRLRLSVLDQTDVGPEDIVSRIWDDVRCTAAEPPTPPHQDPAQHRRQKQPTAAEAVCASMEFRHDVLTYRRYATGESIVVKLTVFLQQ
- the LOC113558690 gene encoding TNF receptor-associated factor 6-like isoform X2 — encoded protein: MITATVVGFTIGLLLKTTVVAQQNVSFLNGLPENFTSDGAIDVQYTSCKVITDRIVATAEGKFSRFCHGICNINETNARLHRIESLLTADAENIKQRLFHMERILLSGLVISKTSAAVDTERLREIGTYNGTVSTIEDGSVAGSGRPRGLTTAFVYYWRVDAFWRLSFGADGLARSPPFYVSPRSYRISLSVHSDVTARTVRVAAVSVAGEYDAQLRWPFVHRLRLSVLDQTDVGPEDIVSRIWDDVRCTAAEPPTPPHQDPAQHRRQKQPTAAEAVCASMEFRHDVLTYRRYATGESIVVKLTVFLQQ